The genomic window AGGAAAAGTTGATATTATAATAGGAACCCATCAATTGGCAAGCAGTTCTGTGAAGTTTAAAGATTTAGGACTGTTAATTATTGATGAGGAACATAAATTCGGAGTTTCTGTAAAAGATAAGTTGAAAACATTAAAAACGGATGTTGATACGCTGACTTTAACAGCAACGCCTATTCCAAGGACTTTACAGTTTTCTTTAATGGCTGCGAGGGATTTATCGGTGATCAAAACGCCACCGCCAAACAGGCAGCCTGTTGATACGCAATTGATCGGCTTTAGTGAAGAAATTCTTCGTGACGCGGTTTCTTATGAGCTTCAGCGTGACGGACAGGTGTATTTCATCAACAACAGGATTGAAAACCTTAAAGATATTGCAGGATTAATTCAAAGGTTAGTTCCGGATGCAAGAGTAATTACCGGTCACGGACAAATGGAAGGCAAGCAGCTGGAAAAAAATGTCCTTGATTTTATGGATGGAAAATACGACGTTTTGGTTTCTACAACCATCGTAGAAAGTGGAGTAGACGTTCCAAATGCGAATACGATTTTCATCAACGATGCCCAAAGGTTCGGAATGGCGGATCTTCACCAGATGAGAGGTCGTGTAGGTAGAAGCAACAGAAAGGCTTTCTGCTATCTGATCACTCCTCCTTATGATATGATGACTTCGGATGCAAGAAAACGTCTGGAAGCCATTGAACAGTTTTCTGATTTGGGAAGCGGTTTCCAGATTGCGATGAAGGATCTGGAAATTCGTGGAGCGGGAGATTTATTGGGTGCCGAACAAAGCGGATTCATTAATGAAATGGGATTTGAAACCTATCAGAAACTAATGCAGGAGGCTTTGGAAGAATTAAAAGATGATCAGGAATTTGAAAATCTTTTTGAAAATGAAGAAGATCGAAATAAGCTTTTTAAATCGGTAAAAGATGTGAATATTGATACCGATTTAGAACTGATGTTGCCGGATTGGTATATTTCTAATACCGAAGAAAGATTGTCACTTTATCAAAAATTAGCTGAGATCGATAGCGAAGAAAATTTATTAAAGTTTGAATCTGAATTAATAGACCGTTTTGGGAATTTACCGAAAGAAGCCGTCAATTTATTGAAAAGTGTAAGTTTGAAATGGCTGGCTGCAGAAATCGGTTTTGAAAAAATAGTCATGAAGAACGGGGTGTTTTTAGGGTATTTTCCAGGCAATCCTCAGGATAAGTTCTATCAGACCGATAGATTCAGGCATATTATTACTTATTTAACGCAAAATCCTAAGGAAGCACAGCTGAAGGAGAAAATAGGAAAAGAAGGCAATAACCTGATGATGAGAAAAGATAAAGTAGGAAATGTGGATGAGGTCAATCTTTTGTTAAAAACAATTTTAAAAGTATAAAGAAATACTAATTAGCTTGTTTTAAGCTTTTTATTGTTGCTGTTTTTATGAGAAAATAAATAAAAATGTAATTTTTATGCAAAAAAAAATTATATTTGTGGAAAAATAAATAATCCTTATAGAAATGAAGCGACTTTTCTACTTTATTTTACTTGTAGCAGGTATTTCCTCTATCCATTCATGTAAAGACTTGGCAGATGAAAATGGAGATCCTCTTGTAGACCTTAATACAAATACAGGCCTTAATGGCGCAAGAGCATTACATCAGGAAATTACGGATTTTGCTACCGTTGCTGATTATCATTATTCAGGATTGCTTTTAACTAAAGTGAATAATGGTGCTTCCGTTACTGATATTGCCTATAGTGGTGACAGAGTAAGTAAAATAACTTTTGAAGGTTTCTTGGATCAGGATAATGACGGGTCACTTGATCCGGGTAAGGTTACTTTTACACAATTGTTTATGTATGGTGGCTCAGGAAGATTAGAGTCAATTACGGAGAGCAGAAATATTTATAAACTGGCAGGTACTCCTCCAGCCCAGGTTCTTGATAAACAGACAAAATCCATCTATACCCTGAAATACAACGCTTCTACGGGAAAGCTTGAAACGCTCACTATGCAAACTGGTTTAGATGTACCTGGAACTCCTTTCGAATACACTGCCTACTCAGAAACTCAATATACTTATTTGGGAGACAATGTATCTAAGGTTAAAACAGGATTTGGAACCATTACCGCTGGTGTAAATGATCCTATAGTTTGGACATATGAATATGGATTTATGAACTATGATGATAGAATAAGCCCATATACATTACTCCCTTTTGCATATAAAATTTCATACTTGTTATCTACACCGTTTTACGGTCACAGAAGCCTTATGTTATCTCCGAATAATCCATCGAGATCATCGGTTACATTTTTACCCGTACCGCTTCCTACTCCGGTAGTCACTTCTACAAACTTTACGTATGACCCACAAACATACATGACAAAAGGATATGGAGTATATTATATTTATAAACCTTTGTAAATTAAAAATTTAAACATATTTAAAAAACTCAGTTCTTATCAGGATTGAGTTTTTTACTTTTTATCTCTTAATTTTGTAAAAAATTTTAAATGAAATATTTAATTGTAGGACTGGGAAACAAAGGTTCCGAATATGAAAATACGCGTCATAATATAGGATTTAAAGTTGTTGAGAAAATAGCGGAAACCCTTGAAGCTCCATTCGGTACAAGTAATTTTGGGTGGTTGGCAGATGGAAAATATAAAGGAAGAAGAGTTTTTTTGCTAAAGCCGGATACTTATATGAATCTTTCGGGGAATGCTGTACGATACTGGATGCAGAAAGAAAATATTCCTTTAGAAAATGTATTAATTGTTACGGATGATCTGGCTCTTCCTTTTGGTGCTTTAAGATTGAAAGGAAAAGGTTCTGACGCAGGGCACAATGGTTTAAAGAATATTATTGAAGTACTGCAAACACAGAATTATGCCAGACTTCGTTTTGGAATTTCAGCGGAATTTTCTGAAGGACGACAGGTAGATTATGTATTGGGAACCTGGAACGAAGAAGAAACTGAAAAACTTCCGGAAAGAATTGAGAAATTTTCAAAAGCCTGTCTCTCATTTGTTTTTGCGGGTATTAGCAACACTATGTCAGCTTTTAATGGTAAATAAAAAAATCGGCGGGGAGCAAAGCTCCCCGCCGATTTTTTTAAAACATTTTTATAACTATAACCAGGTTACCACACCGGTTTCTACATCATAATTTGCTCCTACGATCTTGATTTTTCCTTCTTTTTCAAGATTTTTCAAAGTAGAACTCTGCTTACGGATGTCTTCGATAGCGCTTTTTACATTTTGCTGGTTTAGTCTTTCTAGCAGCGAGCTGTTTTTTGAAGATCTTTCTTCACCTTCTTCAATAACCTCTTTAATGATCGGGTCGAAATGATTGATCAGGTGGTTGAGGTTATCCATTCCTAATCCTTCGATCTGCGCAGCGTCTAATCCTCCTTTTAAAGCCCCGCATTTTGTGTGTCCTAAAACGACAATAAGCTTCGATCCTGCGACATTGCAACCAAATTCCATGGAGCCTAAAATATCCTGATTTACAAAATTGCCTGCAATTCTAATGCTGAAAACATCGCCCAAGCCCTGGTCAAAGATAAGTTCGGCAGAAGTTCTGCTGTCAATACAGCTTAAAATCACAGCGAAAGGCCATTGTCCTTCGCGTGTAGCATTTACCTGTTCTAAAAGATCTCTGTTGGCTTTTAAATTATTGACAAATCTTTGATTTCCTTCCTTTAAAAATTCTAATGCTTTTTCAGGGGTGATCGTTGACTGAGTTTCGTATGTATGTGCTTTCATGTAATGTATATAATATTTAAAATTAAAAAAATGAGCGTGAGCTTACATAGCTCTTCTGTGTGTAATTAAAACATGAGAATCTTCATCTGTCTCGTAATCCTTATACGATGTTTTAAATCCTAAGAGTTCTACATTGATGTCTTCTTCTTTTGCTCGGATATTGGCAAAATCTTGAATCATTTCCAATACATCGGTCGCGATATATGAAGTTCCTCGTGCATCAATTATTATGTTAGAATTAGGTTTTATGTTTTTTAATGTCTTTTTAATTGCTGCTTTGTTTAGAAAAGATACCTCTTCGGCCAATTTAATATTAATTCCGTCTGCATCATTTAATTTTTCTCTGCTCAAATAATAAGCTCTTTTCATATTTCCCTGAAGAATATAGAACACGGAAATGGCTAAACCTATTCCTACTCCCTTTAATAAATCTGTAGCAACTACGGCAATTACCGTCGCTACAAAAGGAATAAACTGGAATTTTCCTAAATGCCAGAAATGTTTAAAGGTAGCGGGTTTTGCCAATTTATAACCCACTAAAATTAATACAGCAGCTAATGTAGCAAGCGGAATTAAATTCAAAATCATCGGGATAGACAGTACACAAATCAAAAGTAAAATTCCGTGAATGATTGCTGAAACTTTCGATGTAGCACCTGCATTCGCATTTGCAGAACTTCTTACCACTACTGAAGTCATAGGAAGTCCGCCAATGAAAGAACTTACCAAATTTCCGATTCCCTGGGCTTTCAATTCAAGGTTAGTATCTGTAATTCTTCTTTGTTTATCCAACCTGTCTGATGCTTCAATGCAAAGTAAGGTTTCAATAGAAGCCACAATGGCAATGGTTGCTCCTACAACCCAAACTTTAGGGTTAGAAAACCCTGCAAAATCTGGCATTGTGATCAGGTTTTTAACATCATCAAACGACTGAGGAACAGGTAATACAACCAAATGTTGTGGGCTGATTGCTAATGAGCTCCCTGTCATTTTGAAAATTTCATTCAATACAATACCTGCAACTACAGCAACCAGGGCGCCAGGAAGCATTTTCATTCTCTTTAGTGCGGGTACTTTGTCCCAAGCCAAAAGAATGACAACTGAAACTATAGTTACTATAATGGCTCCCGGATGAATGGCTCCAAATAATTCAGTAAAGTAATTGAGGTTCAAACCATTGTCAAAAATAGATTCGTGACCTTCATAATCTTTATCAAACCCTAATGCGTGGGGAATTTGCTTTAATATAATGATGATTCCGATAGCTGCAAGCATTCCTTCAATTACATTATTGGGAAAGTAATTGGAGATGCTTCCGGCTTTTATGAAGCCTAACACTAACTGAATGAGACCAGCAATGATTCCTGCACAAAGAAACAGTTCAAATGCGCCTAAATCTGTAATGGCAGTCAACACGATAGCTGTTAAGCCAGCTGCAGGACCCGATACAGAAATATTAGAGTTGCTCAAAAATCCTACGACCAAACCTCCTACAATTCCGGCGATAACTCCGGATAATGGCGGAGCGCCCGATGCTAAAGCAATTCCTAAACATAAAGGAAGTGCCACTAAAAATACAACGAGTCCTGAAGGGAAATTCTCCTTTATTCCTCCTATTAATGATGTTTTTTTCATGATATGAAAATGTGTAATTATAGCTGATTGGCTGTGATTAATCAGTTATAAAAAGATTGTGAATTTAATTTTTAAAGTACATGTCGATTCGATACCCAAAACAGGTATAAGACAATAAAAAACTTTTAGACGAGAAAATTAAGCTTCAGGAGGCGGAGAAAAGATGGTAAGTAGAGGTGAAAGATGAAAATCATCATCAATCAGTATAAATGATCTGCCTTTTAAGTCGGGCTCAAAAAACCTAAGATAATCAAATACATCCAAGGGTTTTGGAAGTGTTTTTTCGTAAACAACAAAAGATGATGGAGAAGAATGAGGTTCTTCCTCATTTACGATTACATTGGTTTGAAGAAGATCCCAATTAAAAACTGCAGCAATACTCGGTAATGCTGTAAAATTTAGGAA from Chryseobacterium camelliae includes these protein-coding regions:
- the pth gene encoding aminoacyl-tRNA hydrolase produces the protein MKYLIVGLGNKGSEYENTRHNIGFKVVEKIAETLEAPFGTSNFGWLADGKYKGRRVFLLKPDTYMNLSGNAVRYWMQKENIPLENVLIVTDDLALPFGALRLKGKGSDAGHNGLKNIIEVLQTQNYARLRFGISAEFSEGRQVDYVLGTWNEEETEKLPERIEKFSKACLSFVFAGISNTMSAFNGK
- a CDS encoding carbonic anhydrase family protein translates to MKAHTYETQSTITPEKALEFLKEGNQRFVNNLKANRDLLEQVNATREGQWPFAVILSCIDSRTSAELIFDQGLGDVFSIRIAGNFVNQDILGSMEFGCNVAGSKLIVVLGHTKCGALKGGLDAAQIEGLGMDNLNHLINHFDPIIKEVIEEGEERSSKNSSLLERLNQQNVKSAIEDIRKQSSTLKNLEKEGKIKIVGANYDVETGVVTWL
- a CDS encoding SulP family inorganic anion transporter; protein product: MKKTSLIGGIKENFPSGLVVFLVALPLCLGIALASGAPPLSGVIAGIVGGLVVGFLSNSNISVSGPAAGLTAIVLTAITDLGAFELFLCAGIIAGLIQLVLGFIKAGSISNYFPNNVIEGMLAAIGIIIILKQIPHALGFDKDYEGHESIFDNGLNLNYFTELFGAIHPGAIIVTIVSVVILLAWDKVPALKRMKMLPGALVAVVAGIVLNEIFKMTGSSLAISPQHLVVLPVPQSFDDVKNLITMPDFAGFSNPKVWVVGATIAIVASIETLLCIEASDRLDKQRRITDTNLELKAQGIGNLVSSFIGGLPMTSVVVRSSANANAGATSKVSAIIHGILLLICVLSIPMILNLIPLATLAAVLILVGYKLAKPATFKHFWHLGKFQFIPFVATVIAVVATDLLKGVGIGLAISVFYILQGNMKRAYYLSREKLNDADGINIKLAEEVSFLNKAAIKKTLKNIKPNSNIIIDARGTSYIATDVLEMIQDFANIRAKEEDINVELLGFKTSYKDYETDEDSHVLITHRRAM